The sequence below is a genomic window from Acetivibrio clariflavus DSM 19732.
CCGCCCTTAACCAATATCCCCTTTTTTGATGCGCCTCCAATTCCTCCGAAGAATCCTAAAGGTATGGATATTACCAAAGCACAAGGACAAGACACTACCAAAAACACCAGAGCCCGGTTGATCCACTGTGCAATGCCAGTTCCCCTTGTAATTATCGGAGGAATAAATGCCAACAATAAAGCAATTAAAACAACTATCGGCGTATAGTACCTGGCAAATTTGGTGATAAAGTTTTCAGTAGCAGCCTTTTTGCTGCCGGCGTTCTGTACCAAATCCAGAATTCTTGAAACCGTAGACTGTTGAAACTCCTTTGTTACCTCAACGGTTATAAGTCCTATTTTATTCACAACTCCCGACAAAACTTCGTCTCCCGGTTCAACTTCAACAGGAAGGGATTCACCAGTTAAGGCTGAAGCATCAATAACCGATCTTCCTTCCACAACTCTGCCATCCAAAGGCACTTTCTCCCCGGGTTTAACAATGATATAATCACCAACTTTAACTTCTTCAGGAGAAACCTTTTTTATCTCTCCATTAACTTCTAAGTTGGCATAATCCGGCCGTAAATCAAACAAAGCCTTGATTGAATTTCTGGAGTGATTTACAGCCATATCCTGGAATATTTCTCCCACCTGATAAAACAGCATTACCGCAACCCCTTCAGCATATTCACCAATGGCAAAAGCTCCAAAGGTTGCAATACTCATTAAAAAGTTTTCGTCAAAGAAATGTTTCCCAAGAAGATTTTTATATGCCTTATAAATTACATCCACTCCAAAAATCAAGTAACTGGCAACAAACATCAAAAGTTCAATCCAATGCGGCAGTTCAAAAATCAGCGGAATTACAAACAAAGCTATTCCGGAACCGAATCTTGCCAATGTCTTTTTGTTAAAAAGCTCGTCAAAAACATTTATATTATCACTTTTATTCTCCGGTTCAACAACCTTTATATCAACTTCAATATTCTTAACAATTTTTGTAACAGCAATTGTTATATCAGCTAAAACATCTTTATTCTCAGCTTCAATGTTCAGCTTGCTTGAAACAAAATCCACCGAAGCGTTCTTAACGCCTTTTATTTTTTTAACTTCCTGTTCAATTTTTGATGCGCAATTTGCACAGTCAAGTCCTTCTAATATCAATTCTTTAGCATTTTCCATAGTAACCCCTTCTTCAATTCCAATATCTTCAAAATTCTCATTCATTTATATGGGCTAAAGCCTGATTAAATATATGCCTTATATGCTCATCATCTAATGAGTAATATACAATTTTAC
It includes:
- a CDS encoding heavy metal translocating P-type ATPase, whose protein sequence is MENAKELILEGLDCANCASKIEQEVKKIKGVKNASVDFVSSKLNIEAENKDVLADITIAVTKIVKNIEVDIKVVEPENKSDNINVFDELFNKKTLARFGSGIALFVIPLIFELPHWIELLMFVASYLIFGVDVIYKAYKNLLGKHFFDENFLMSIATFGAFAIGEYAEGVAVMLFYQVGEIFQDMAVNHSRNSIKALFDLRPDYANLEVNGEIKKVSPEEVKVGDYIIVKPGEKVPLDGRVVEGRSVIDASALTGESLPVEVEPGDEVLSGVVNKIGLITVEVTKEFQQSTVSRILDLVQNAGSKKAATENFITKFARYYTPIVVLIALLLAFIPPIITRGTGIAQWINRALVFLVVSCPCALVISIPLGFFGGIGGASKKGILVKGGNYLEALNSIDTVVFDKTGTLTKGVFSVNEIIAFDGFSKDEILEIASYAENFSNHPIAATILNEYKGKIDKSSIKDHIEIPGYGIKVIAEGKEILVGNSKLLKRENIKVPEADEIGTIVYVALDGKCVGYIVISDQLKDDSADTIKELKKMGVRRTIMLTGDNSATGSKIARELGLDAVYSELLPDQKVERFEELYENKLTKGNIIYVGDGINDAPVIARADVGIAMGALGSDAAIEAADIVLLTDEPSKLINAIKIARRTRSIVWQNIVFALSVKVLVLALGVFGIANMWEAVFADVGVALLAVLNSTRAMNEGKVAEEQKS